A window of the Microvirga terrae genome harbors these coding sequences:
- a CDS encoding exopolysaccharide biosynthesis protein, translated as MDADTETTRPKKGLYHEESEFHRAHEHQSASAVLRAVIDEAKGETISIGEIIEAFGERAFGFVLILFSLPNCVPAPPGIAGIVGTPVLIFGIQMMLGHTRPWLPGFILRRSVSTAKFKRLIDIAEPRLRKLESYCRPRLLPLFGPLGDRVVGFFAFLVAVSVLIPFPGTNFPPSIALVIASIAIMEEDGYLLIVGYLIGLAGLAYTVTVLGASYHLILATMHNLPSWLGF; from the coding sequence TTGGACGCGGATACGGAGACGACACGGCCGAAAAAGGGCCTCTACCACGAGGAGAGCGAGTTCCATCGCGCCCACGAGCACCAGAGCGCCTCTGCAGTCCTGCGGGCCGTCATCGACGAGGCCAAGGGCGAGACGATCTCGATCGGCGAGATCATCGAGGCCTTCGGGGAGCGCGCCTTCGGGTTCGTGTTGATCCTGTTCTCCCTGCCGAACTGCGTGCCGGCCCCGCCGGGCATCGCCGGCATCGTCGGCACGCCGGTCCTGATCTTCGGCATCCAGATGATGCTGGGCCATACCCGGCCCTGGCTGCCCGGCTTCATCCTGCGGCGCAGCGTGTCCACGGCGAAGTTCAAGCGCCTCATCGACATCGCCGAGCCCAGGCTCCGGAAGCTCGAGAGCTACTGCCGGCCGCGGCTCCTTCCGCTCTTCGGGCCCCTCGGGGACCGGGTCGTCGGGTTCTTCGCCTTCCTGGTTGCCGTCTCGGTGCTCATCCCGTTCCCGGGCACCAATTTCCCGCCCTCCATCGCGCTCGTGATCGCGTCCATCGCCATCATGGAGGAGGACGGCTATCTGCTGATCGTCGGGTACCTCATCGGCCTGGCGGGGCTCGCCTATACGGTCACGGTGCTGGGCGCCTCCTACCACCTCATTCTCGCGACCATGCACAACCTGCCGTCCTGGCTCGGATTTTAA
- a CDS encoding TIGR00282 family metallophosphoesterase codes for MRLLFLGDIVGRPGRNAVIERLPGLRDRWQLDCVVINGENSAGGFGITEAICDEILGAGADAITLGNHSWDQRETLVFIERQPRLLRPANYPPGTPGRGANLIDTRSGARVLVVNVMGRLYMDALDDPFAAVDRELETCPLGQVADAVIVDVHAEATSEKEAMGYHLDGRASLVVGTHTHVPTADHRVLPGGTAYMSDAGMCGDYDSVLGMQKEEAIRRFLQKTPGTRLEPGLGEGTLSGIAVETDDRTGLARRVAAVRLGPNLEETWPRFWD; via the coding sequence ATGCGTCTTCTCTTCCTCGGCGACATCGTCGGGCGGCCCGGCCGCAACGCGGTGATCGAGCGCCTGCCCGGCTTACGCGACCGGTGGCAGCTCGACTGCGTGGTGATCAACGGCGAGAACTCCGCCGGCGGATTCGGCATCACGGAGGCCATCTGCGACGAGATCTTAGGCGCAGGCGCCGATGCCATCACGCTCGGCAACCATTCCTGGGATCAGCGCGAGACGCTGGTGTTCATCGAGCGTCAGCCCCGGCTGCTTCGGCCGGCGAACTACCCGCCGGGCACGCCCGGGCGCGGCGCCAATCTCATCGACACCCGCTCGGGCGCCCGGGTCCTCGTCGTCAACGTGATGGGCCGCCTGTACATGGACGCGCTCGACGACCCCTTCGCGGCGGTGGACCGGGAGCTCGAAACCTGTCCGCTGGGGCAGGTGGCCGATGCGGTCATCGTCGACGTGCACGCGGAAGCGACGAGCGAGAAGGAGGCCATGGGGTATCATCTCGACGGCCGGGCGAGCCTCGTCGTCGGCACCCACACCCATGTGCCCACCGCCGATCACCGGGTCCTGCCGGGCGGCACCGCCTATATGTCGGATGCGGGCATGTGCGGCGATTACGATTCCGTCCTCGGCATGCAGAAGGAAGAGGCGATCCGCCGGTTCCTCCAGAAGACGCCCGGCACGCGCCTCGAGCCGGGCCTGGGGGAGGGCACGCTTTCGGGCATCGCAGTCGAGACCGACGACCGCACGGGCCTCGCACGGCGGGTGGCGGCGGTTCGCCTCGGGCCGAACCTGGAGGAGACTTGGCCCCGGTTCTGGGATTGA
- a CDS encoding 5-formyltetrahydrofolate cyclo-ligase — MQSPPPSELKERVRGEVFARRDGLDKHVRHEAARGIADRALALPELKDVTPVGGYWPIRSEVDPRPLMEALLARGQDVALSQILHPHLSWRLWQPGDVLVKGGFGVREPGPDAPEVFPKALLVPLVAFDRRGGRIGYGKGHFDRAIAALEGQHPVLTIGLAYAVQEIDEVPVEPHDRLLDVVITEAELIRTAS; from the coding sequence ATGCAATCTCCTCCCCCCTCCGAACTGAAAGAACGCGTCCGCGGCGAGGTTTTCGCGCGGCGCGATGGCCTCGACAAACACGTCCGCCACGAGGCAGCGCGGGGCATCGCCGACCGCGCTCTCGCATTGCCGGAGTTGAAGGACGTGACTCCGGTCGGAGGCTATTGGCCGATCCGCAGCGAGGTCGATCCGCGCCCGCTCATGGAAGCGTTGCTCGCGCGCGGCCAGGACGTCGCCCTGTCCCAGATCCTCCACCCCCATCTGAGCTGGCGCCTGTGGCAGCCCGGCGACGTGCTGGTCAAAGGCGGCTTCGGCGTGCGCGAGCCCGGCCCGGATGCCCCGGAGGTGTTTCCCAAGGCTCTCCTCGTGCCCCTCGTCGCCTTCGACCGCCGGGGAGGGCGCATCGGCTACGGCAAGGGGCATTTCGACCGGGCCATCGCGGCGCTGGAGGGGCAGCATCCGGTCTTGACGATCGGGCTGGCCTATGCGGTTCAGGAGATCGACGAGGTGCCGGTCGAGCCCCATGACCGGCTCCTCGACGTTGTCATCACCGAAGCCGAACTCATTCGGACGGCCTCCTAG
- a CDS encoding GNAT family N-acetyltransferase, producing the protein MSSPTADPLARRVEEACLNGWPALREVVFDGWLIRLAEGHTRRTNSVNLLGPGILPLDRKVRYCEEIYAAQGLPTIFCIPSTVDPTLGRLLDGRGYDPPEDESCVLFMDFKETPPRPATDALLEQGLPGEAWMAALAELHGQSGPARRTHRRILESLSVPAVFAAVPRDDGRPGALAYGAVHDGIVCVNSVVTHPALRRRGLARQALSAVLSWAQARHGATGACLSVVAANGPARALYEGMGFTREMYRYHYRRRQA; encoded by the coding sequence ATGTCGTCCCCAACCGCCGATCCTCTCGCCAGACGCGTCGAGGAGGCCTGCCTGAACGGCTGGCCCGCCCTTCGGGAGGTGGTCTTCGACGGCTGGCTGATCCGGTTGGCCGAGGGACATACAAGGCGCACGAACTCGGTCAACCTGCTCGGCCCGGGGATTCTGCCGCTGGACCGGAAGGTCCGCTACTGCGAGGAAATCTACGCGGCCCAAGGGCTGCCGACGATCTTCTGCATACCGTCCACGGTTGACCCCACCCTCGGCCGTCTCCTCGACGGGCGGGGCTACGACCCGCCCGAGGACGAGAGCTGCGTGCTGTTCATGGATTTCAAGGAGACGCCGCCCCGGCCTGCGACGGATGCGCTCCTGGAACAGGGGCTTCCGGGCGAGGCCTGGATGGCCGCTCTCGCGGAGCTTCACGGCCAGAGCGGTCCCGCACGCCGGACCCATCGGAGGATCCTCGAAAGCTTGTCGGTTCCGGCCGTCTTTGCGGCCGTGCCCCGGGATGACGGCCGCCCGGGGGCCCTTGCCTATGGCGCCGTCCATGACGGGATCGTCTGCGTGAACTCCGTCGTCACCCATCCCGCCCTCCGGCGCAGGGGTTTGGCGCGCCAAGCCCTCTCGGCGGTTCTCTCATGGGCGCAGGCGCGGCACGGGGCGACGGGCGCATGCCTGTCGGTCGTCGCCGCAAATGGTCCCGCACGGGCGCTCTATGAGGGCATGGGCTTCACGCGCGAAATGTACCGATACCATTATCGCCGGCGACAGGCCTGA
- the zapA gene encoding cell division protein ZapA produces the protein MPQVTVTIAGQTYRMACGEGEEGHLEGLAASYDARIEDMRVAFGEIGDLRLHVMAAIAQADELHETKRRVAALEAEVATLNSINASRDERLERIEARLAEGVQMAAERIEGLARSLNGAGQG, from the coding sequence ATGCCTCAGGTGACGGTGACGATTGCCGGGCAGACCTACCGCATGGCCTGCGGCGAGGGCGAGGAGGGGCATCTCGAGGGCCTGGCGGCCTCCTACGATGCCCGGATCGAGGACATGCGGGTTGCCTTCGGCGAGATCGGCGACCTGCGCCTTCACGTGATGGCGGCCATCGCCCAGGCGGACGAGCTGCACGAGACCAAGCGGCGGGTCGCCGCCCTGGAGGCGGAGGTGGCGACGCTCAACAGCATCAATGCCTCGCGGGACGAGCGCCTCGAACGGATCGAGGCGAGGCTCGCCGAGGGCGTCCAGATGGCGGCCGAGCGGATCGAGGGGCTCGCGCGCAGCCTGAACGGGGCGGGGCAGGGCTGA
- a CDS encoding DUF4164 domain-containing protein: MAPTLEEAMKRLDMALGLLEASVSRRLEADRRRGGLETELQLMQDDRARLAVELDGALTRLHRFEAATDDVGRRVRQAIGAVQTVLAQAGQLEPEEG, encoded by the coding sequence ATGGCGCCCACACTCGAGGAAGCGATGAAGCGGCTGGACATGGCCTTGGGGCTTCTGGAGGCATCCGTCTCCCGTCGTCTGGAGGCCGACCGGCGGCGCGGCGGCCTGGAAACCGAGCTCCAGCTCATGCAGGACGACCGGGCCCGTCTGGCCGTCGAGCTCGACGGTGCGCTCACCCGGCTCCATCGTTTCGAGGCGGCGACGGACGATGTCGGCCGGCGGGTCCGCCAGGCCATCGGAGCCGTCCAGACGGTCCTGGCCCAGGCGGGTCAGCTCGAGCCCGAGGAGGGCTAG
- the tkt gene encoding transketolase, protein MDAVEQAKSGHPGLPMGAADMATVLFTKFLKYDAADPTWPDRDRFILSAGHGSMLLYSLLHLTGVKGMTIEELRNFRKLDSKTPGHPENFMTPGVETTTGPLGQGLATAVGFALAERMLNAEYGSDLVDHYTYVLASDGDLMEGISQEAIALAGHLKLNRMIVLWDDNQISIDGPLSLSDSVDQVKRFQACNWNAVRVDGHDPKALQRAIARAQKSDKPTLIACRTTIGYGAPKKAGTSKAHGEPLGAEELAGAKAAYGWSHAPFEIPDNIRDAWAKAGKKGRRQRKAWTDRLKALPAEKRAEFERRVKGVRPEGLADAVARLKDRLVAEPQAVATRKASEIALEVITEAVPELILGSADLTPSNNTKTKNLTAISPGNYAGRYIHYGIREHGMAAAMNGIALHGGYVPAGATFLVFTDYARPAMRIAALAGIPVVYVMTHDSIGLGEDGPTHQPVEHLAALRSMPKMRVFRPADAIETAEAWQLALERTDGPSTLALTRQNLPQVRRDGGATNLSATGAYELSPANGKARATIFASGSEVEIALAAQKLLDEQSFAVRVVSVPSLDLFLAQPEKVRARVIGDAPIKVAVEAAVRFGWDSVIGPDGIFVGMHGFGASAPYKDLYKHFGITAEAVAEKVLRTHNL, encoded by the coding sequence ATGGACGCCGTCGAACAAGCCAAATCCGGCCATCCGGGCCTGCCCATGGGGGCGGCCGACATGGCGACGGTGCTGTTCACCAAATTCCTGAAATACGACGCCGCCGATCCGACCTGGCCCGACCGCGACCGGTTCATTCTCTCCGCGGGCCACGGCTCGATGCTGCTCTACTCGCTCCTGCACCTGACGGGCGTCAAGGGCATGACCATCGAGGAGCTGAGGAACTTCCGCAAGCTCGACTCGAAGACCCCCGGGCATCCTGAGAATTTCATGACCCCGGGCGTCGAGACCACCACCGGCCCCCTTGGCCAGGGCCTTGCCACGGCGGTGGGCTTCGCGCTCGCCGAGCGCATGCTGAACGCCGAATACGGCAGCGACCTGGTCGACCACTACACCTATGTGCTCGCCTCCGACGGTGACCTGATGGAGGGGATCAGCCAGGAGGCCATCGCGCTCGCCGGCCACCTGAAGCTCAACCGCATGATCGTCCTGTGGGACGACAACCAGATCTCGATCGACGGACCGCTGTCGCTCTCCGATTCCGTTGACCAAGTGAAGCGTTTCCAAGCCTGCAACTGGAACGCGGTGCGCGTCGACGGCCACGACCCCAAGGCTCTCCAGCGCGCCATCGCCCGGGCCCAGAAGTCCGACAAGCCGACCCTGATCGCCTGCCGGACCACCATCGGCTACGGAGCCCCGAAGAAGGCCGGCACCTCCAAGGCCCATGGCGAGCCGCTCGGCGCCGAGGAACTGGCCGGCGCCAAGGCCGCCTACGGCTGGAGCCACGCGCCCTTCGAGATTCCGGACAACATCCGCGACGCCTGGGCGAAGGCCGGCAAGAAGGGCCGCCGGCAGCGCAAGGCCTGGACCGATCGCCTGAAGGCCCTGCCCGCCGAGAAGCGCGCCGAGTTCGAGCGCCGGGTGAAGGGCGTGCGTCCCGAAGGCCTGGCCGACGCCGTCGCCCGGCTGAAGGACCGGCTCGTCGCCGAGCCGCAGGCCGTCGCCACCCGCAAGGCGAGCGAGATCGCCCTCGAGGTCATTACGGAGGCGGTGCCGGAGCTGATCCTGGGCTCGGCCGACCTGACGCCGTCCAACAACACCAAGACCAAGAACCTGACCGCCATCTCGCCGGGCAACTACGCTGGCCGCTACATCCATTACGGCATCCGCGAGCACGGCATGGCGGCGGCCATGAACGGCATCGCGCTCCATGGCGGCTACGTGCCGGCCGGCGCGACCTTCCTGGTCTTCACCGATTATGCCCGTCCCGCCATGCGCATCGCGGCGCTCGCCGGCATTCCGGTGGTCTACGTGATGACCCACGACTCGATCGGGCTCGGCGAGGACGGCCCGACCCACCAGCCCGTGGAGCATCTGGCCGCCCTTCGCTCCATGCCGAAGATGCGCGTGTTCCGCCCGGCGGATGCCATCGAGACGGCGGAAGCCTGGCAGCTCGCCCTCGAGCGCACCGACGGGCCGAGCACCCTGGCGCTCACCCGCCAGAACCTGCCGCAGGTCCGGCGGGACGGCGGCGCGACCAATCTCTCGGCCACGGGCGCCTACGAGCTCTCGCCGGCGAACGGCAAGGCTCGCGCGACCATCTTCGCGTCGGGTTCCGAGGTCGAGATTGCGCTCGCGGCCCAAAAGCTTCTCGACGAGCAAAGCTTCGCCGTCCGTGTCGTGTCGGTGCCCTCGCTCGACCTCTTCCTGGCCCAGCCCGAGAAGGTCCGCGCCCGCGTCATCGGCGACGCGCCGATCAAGGTCGCGGTCGAGGCGGCGGTGCGCTTCGGCTGGGATTCGGTCATCGGCCCGGACGGAATTTTCGTCGGCATGCATGGGTTTGGCGCCAGCGCGCCCTACAAGGACCTTTACAAGCACTTCGGCATCACGGCCGAAGCCGTGGCCGAGAAGGTCCTCCGGACACACAATCTCTGA
- the gap gene encoding type I glyceraldehyde-3-phosphate dehydrogenase: MTVKVAINGFGRIGRNILRGIVESGRKDIEVVAINDLGPVETNAHLLRFDSVHGRFPADVQVDGEFLVINGQKIRVTAIKDPATLPHRELGVDIAMECTGIFTSKEKASAHLTAGAKRVIVSAPADGADLTVVYGVNDDKLTKDHVVISNASCTTNCLAPVAKVLHEAVGIEKGFMTTIHSYTNDQPTLDQMHKDLYRARAAALNMIPTSTGAAKAVGLVLPDLNGKLDGSSIRVPTPNVSVVDFKFVAKKNTTKEEINAAIKAAADGPLKGILGYTDQPNVSSDFNHDPHSSVFHLDQTKVMEGNFVRVLSWYDNEWGFSNRMADTAVAMAKLI, from the coding sequence ATGACGGTGAAGGTCGCGATCAACGGATTCGGTCGCATCGGACGCAACATCCTCCGCGGCATCGTGGAGAGCGGCCGCAAGGACATCGAGGTGGTTGCCATCAACGATCTCGGGCCGGTCGAGACGAACGCTCACCTGCTCCGCTTCGATTCCGTCCATGGCCGCTTCCCGGCCGACGTGCAGGTCGACGGCGAGTTCCTCGTCATCAACGGTCAGAAGATCCGCGTGACGGCGATCAAGGATCCGGCGACTCTGCCGCACCGGGAGCTCGGCGTCGACATCGCCATGGAGTGCACCGGCATCTTCACCTCGAAGGAGAAGGCCTCGGCGCACCTGACCGCCGGCGCCAAGCGCGTCATCGTCTCGGCCCCGGCCGACGGTGCCGACCTCACGGTCGTCTACGGGGTCAACGACGACAAGCTGACGAAGGACCACGTGGTCATCTCGAACGCCTCCTGCACCACGAACTGCCTCGCCCCCGTGGCGAAGGTGCTTCATGAGGCGGTGGGCATCGAGAAGGGCTTCATGACGACGATCCACTCCTACACCAACGATCAGCCGACCCTCGATCAGATGCACAAGGACCTCTACCGCGCCCGCGCGGCGGCCCTGAACATGATCCCGACCTCGACCGGCGCCGCCAAGGCGGTGGGCCTCGTGCTGCCCGACCTGAACGGCAAGCTCGACGGTTCGTCGATCCGCGTCCCGACCCCGAACGTCTCCGTGGTCGACTTCAAGTTCGTGGCCAAGAAGAACACCACGAAGGAGGAGATCAACGCGGCGATCAAGGCTGCCGCCGACGGCCCGCTGAAGGGCATCCTCGGCTACACGGATCAGCCGAACGTCTCGTCCGACTTCAACCACGATCCGCATTCCTCCGTGTTCCACCTCGACCAGACCAAGGTGATGGAGGGCAACTTCGTGCGCGTGCTGTCCTGGTACGACAACGAGTGGGGCTTCTCGAACCGCATGGCGGACACCGCCGTCGCCATGGCGAAGCTCATCTAA
- a CDS encoding phosphoglycerate kinase: protein MTAFRTLDQADVKGKRVLVRVDLNVPMENGRVTDATRIERVLPTIREIADKGGKVILLAHFGRPKGRDPKESLKPVAEAVSTHLGKPVAFADDCIGAAAGKAVAALRDGDVLLLENTRFHAGEEKNDPAFVQDLAKLGDLYVNDAFSAAHRAHASTEGLARVLPAYAGRTMQAELDALTKGLEAPKRPVVAIVGGAKVSTKIDLLENLVAKVDALVIGGGMANTFVHAMGLGIGKSLAEKDLAATALRIIDKAREANCAIILPVDGVCAYEFKAGAMNHTYGIDAIPEDQMILDVGSQSVERVSAAINDAATLVWNGPLGAFEIAPFDQGTVAAARHAAQRTKDGKLVSVAGGGDTVAALNHAGVADDFTYVSTAGGAFLEWLEGKSLPGVEALRA from the coding sequence ATGACCGCCTTCCGCACGCTCGACCAGGCCGACGTCAAGGGAAAACGCGTTCTCGTCCGGGTCGATCTCAACGTCCCGATGGAGAACGGCCGGGTGACGGACGCGACGCGCATCGAGCGCGTCCTGCCCACCATCCGGGAGATCGCCGACAAGGGGGGAAAGGTGATCCTTCTCGCCCATTTCGGACGCCCGAAGGGACGCGATCCCAAGGAATCCCTGAAGCCGGTCGCGGAAGCGGTCTCGACGCATCTCGGAAAGCCCGTGGCCTTCGCCGACGACTGCATCGGCGCGGCCGCGGGCAAGGCCGTCGCCGCCCTGAGGGACGGCGACGTGCTGCTCCTGGAAAACACCCGCTTCCATGCGGGCGAGGAGAAGAACGATCCGGCCTTCGTGCAGGATCTGGCGAAACTCGGCGACCTCTACGTGAACGACGCGTTCTCGGCGGCCCATCGCGCCCACGCTTCCACCGAGGGTCTCGCCCGCGTGCTGCCGGCCTATGCGGGCCGCACCATGCAGGCGGAACTCGATGCCCTGACCAAGGGCCTGGAAGCTCCCAAACGCCCGGTCGTCGCCATCGTGGGCGGCGCCAAGGTATCGACCAAGATCGATCTGCTCGAGAACCTCGTCGCCAAGGTGGATGCTCTGGTGATCGGCGGCGGCATGGCCAACACCTTCGTGCACGCCATGGGCCTCGGCATCGGCAAGTCGCTCGCCGAGAAGGATCTGGCCGCGACCGCCCTGCGGATCATCGACAAGGCCCGTGAGGCCAATTGCGCCATCATCCTGCCCGTCGACGGCGTCTGCGCCTATGAATTCAAGGCGGGCGCGATGAATCACACCTACGGCATCGACGCGATCCCCGAGGACCAGATGATCCTCGACGTGGGCTCGCAGTCGGTCGAGCGCGTCTCGGCGGCGATCAACGACGCGGCCACGCTGGTGTGGAACGGCCCGCTCGGCGCCTTCGAGATCGCGCCCTTCGACCAGGGCACGGTGGCGGCGGCCCGCCATGCGGCCCAGCGCACGAAGGACGGCAAGCTCGTCTCCGTGGCGGGCGGCGGCGACACGGTGGCGGCCCTCAACCATGCCGGCGTTGCGGACGACTTCACCTATGTATCGACGGCAGGCGGCGCCTTCCTCGAATGGCTCGAGGGCAAATCGCTGCCCGGCGTGGAAGCGCTGAGAGCCTGA
- the fba gene encoding class II fructose-bisphosphate aldolase (catalyzes the reversible aldol condensation of dihydroxyacetonephosphate and glyceraldehyde 3-phosphate in the Calvin cycle, glycolysis, and/or gluconeogenesis), with amino-acid sequence MARITMRQLLDHAAEQGYGVPAFNINNMEQALAIMAAAGEVDAPVIIQASRGARSYANDVMLKHMMDAVTEIYPHIPVCVHLDHGNEPATCMTAIQAGFTSVMMDGSLKADGKTPADWDYNVGVTRKVVEMAHLGGISVEGELGVLGSLESGEGEAEDGHGAEGKLSHDQLLTNPDEAVKFVAETKVDALAIAMGTSHGAYKFTRKPDGAILAMHVIEEIHKKLPNTHLVMHGSSSVPQDLQDIINQYGGQMKPTWGVPVEEIQRGIKHGVRKINIDTDNRMAMTGQIRKVLTENPGEFDPRKYLKPAMEAMTKLCKQRLQEFNTAGQASKIKRVFTLAEMAKRYASGELDPTFGTSRQAAE; translated from the coding sequence ATGGCCCGCATTACCATGAGGCAGCTTCTGGATCACGCAGCCGAGCAAGGCTACGGCGTGCCTGCCTTCAACATCAACAACATGGAGCAGGCGCTCGCGATCATGGCGGCGGCCGGCGAAGTCGATGCGCCGGTGATCATCCAGGCGAGCCGCGGTGCGCGTTCCTACGCCAACGACGTCATGCTCAAGCACATGATGGATGCGGTCACCGAGATCTATCCGCACATTCCGGTCTGCGTGCATCTCGACCACGGCAACGAGCCCGCCACCTGCATGACCGCCATCCAAGCCGGCTTCACCTCGGTGATGATGGACGGCTCCCTCAAGGCCGACGGCAAGACTCCGGCCGATTGGGACTACAATGTCGGCGTCACCCGGAAGGTGGTCGAGATGGCCCATCTCGGCGGTATTTCGGTGGAAGGCGAGCTCGGCGTGCTCGGCTCGCTCGAGAGCGGCGAAGGCGAGGCCGAGGACGGTCACGGCGCCGAGGGCAAGCTCTCGCACGACCAGCTGCTGACCAATCCCGACGAAGCCGTGAAGTTCGTGGCCGAGACCAAGGTCGACGCGCTCGCCATCGCCATGGGCACCTCGCACGGCGCCTACAAGTTCACCCGCAAGCCGGACGGCGCGATCCTCGCCATGCACGTGATCGAGGAGATCCACAAGAAGCTCCCGAACACCCACCTGGTGATGCACGGTTCGTCCTCGGTCCCGCAGGACCTCCAGGACATCATCAACCAGTACGGCGGCCAGATGAAGCCGACCTGGGGCGTTCCCGTGGAGGAGATCCAGCGCGGCATCAAGCACGGCGTGCGCAAGATCAACATCGACACGGACAACCGCATGGCGATGACCGGCCAGATCCGCAAGGTCCTGACCGAGAACCCGGGCGAGTTCGACCCGCGCAAGTATCTGAAGCCCGCCATGGAGGCGATGACGAAGCTCTGCAAGCAGCGTCTGCAGGAGTTCAACACCGCCGGCCAGGCCTCCAAGATCAAGCGCGTGTTCACCCTGGCCGAGATGGCCAAGCGCTACGCCTCCGGCGAACTCGACCCGACCTTCGGCACGAGCCGCCAGGCTGCCGAATAA
- a CDS encoding thiamine phosphate synthase encodes MADTAARLYLITPVLEDASFAPRLAEACATGAVAAVLLRLGSADERSLINQVKALAPAAQEHGAAAIVSAEGEADLATVAARGGADGVHVPGDPARLRELRDRLKSERVIGAGSIRTKDDAMTLGEAGADYLLFGEPRPDGSVPSLESVVERASWWAEIFETPCVAYAPSLDAVEPLAATQAEFVALGEAVWSHPDGPAAAVKAALEILNRQEASR; translated from the coding sequence ATGGCCGATACCGCCGCCCGCCTCTACCTCATCACCCCCGTCCTGGAGGACGCCTCCTTCGCGCCGCGCCTGGCCGAGGCCTGCGCCACCGGAGCCGTGGCGGCCGTCCTGCTACGGCTCGGCTCCGCCGACGAGCGGAGCTTGATCAATCAGGTCAAGGCGCTCGCCCCGGCAGCGCAGGAGCATGGCGCGGCCGCGATCGTCTCAGCCGAAGGCGAGGCGGACCTTGCGACCGTTGCGGCCCGGGGCGGCGCCGACGGCGTGCATGTTCCGGGCGATCCGGCCCGCCTGCGCGAATTGCGAGACCGCCTGAAATCCGAGCGCGTCATCGGAGCCGGATCGATCCGAACCAAGGATGACGCAATGACCCTCGGCGAAGCCGGGGCCGACTACCTGCTCTTCGGCGAGCCGCGTCCGGACGGATCCGTGCCCTCTCTGGAGAGCGTGGTGGAGCGGGCCTCCTGGTGGGCCGAGATCTTCGAGACGCCGTGCGTGGCCTATGCGCCAAGCCTCGACGCGGTCGAGCCCCTGGCGGCCACGCAGGCGGAATTCGTCGCCTTGGGCGAGGCCGTCTGGTCCCATCCTGACGGGCCAGCGGCGGCCGTGAAGGCGGCCCTGGAGATCCTGAACCGGCAGGAGGCCTCGCGCTGA
- a CDS encoding tetratricopeptide repeat protein, translating to MRLSWIIGGVLLAASATASPAKELDLAYGAYQRGLYETAFREATLRLEKNNNDAAAMTLLGELYNQGLGIAMDPKKASEWYRLAAQRGDANALASLGLMALDGRGMAKNAGQGRAWLEEAAAKGNPLASHNLALLLLTSGNDADLQKAVELLKRAAAAEIPDAQHALGVLYLKGRGVARSPADAARLFERAARNGSSVGEVEYAILLFNGDGVPASESQAARYFRRAAAKGNAIAQNRLARLLVAGRGVPANKVDAAAWHILAAAQGLADPWLDDALKDMSAEDRKRAEKLAAERLGMR from the coding sequence ATGCGGCTGTCCTGGATCATCGGCGGCGTTCTGCTGGCGGCTTCCGCGACCGCGAGCCCTGCCAAGGAGCTTGATCTCGCCTACGGGGCCTATCAGCGCGGCCTCTACGAAACGGCCTTCCGCGAAGCGACCCTGCGGCTGGAGAAGAACAACAACGATGCGGCTGCCATGACCCTCTTGGGCGAGCTCTACAATCAGGGCCTCGGGATCGCCATGGATCCCAAGAAGGCGTCCGAATGGTACCGCCTGGCGGCGCAGCGCGGCGACGCTAATGCGCTCGCGTCCCTGGGGCTGATGGCCCTCGACGGCCGCGGAATGGCCAAAAACGCCGGGCAGGGCCGCGCCTGGCTCGAAGAGGCCGCCGCCAAGGGCAACCCGCTGGCCTCCCACAATCTCGCCCTGCTCCTGCTCACCAGCGGCAACGACGCGGACCTGCAGAAGGCCGTCGAACTCCTGAAGAGGGCAGCCGCCGCGGAGATCCCGGATGCGCAGCATGCGCTCGGCGTGCTCTACCTCAAGGGCCGGGGCGTCGCTCGCAGTCCCGCGGATGCGGCCCGGCTGTTCGAGCGTGCCGCCCGCAACGGCAGCTCGGTCGGCGAAGTGGAATACGCGATCCTGCTCTTCAACGGGGACGGTGTTCCGGCCAGCGAATCCCAGGCCGCGCGCTATTTCCGCCGCGCCGCCGCCAAGGGCAATGCCATCGCGCAGAACCGTCTGGCCCGTCTCCTCGTCGCCGGTCGCGGCGTGCCCGCCAACAAGGTCGATGCGGCGGCCTGGCATATTCTGGCAGCCGCCCAGGGACTCGCCGACCCCTGGCTCGACGACGCGCTCAAGGACATGAGCGCCGAGGACCGCAAACGCGCCGAGAAGCTGGCTGCGGAGCGCCTCGGCATGCGCTGA